A portion of the Mycobacterium paraseoulense genome contains these proteins:
- a CDS encoding DUF2510 domain-containing protein, with translation MPSEQAPPPPQSAPGWYPDPAGVGHGLQRYFDGTNWTSDWAFAAEQPKKRDSGKAALALAALGALVLLVIIGRNWVFDEKKDLPSSSSATAAPPAPTEAAPSTPAGPKKPDGVTFSVAPGPNGDVVDARFAIRDNYTEQMIKDGARMDTIDILKYARATYPDASAVNVQGTFPMTDPYGNTSTQVAIDLTYSRATLNKINFDGITKASIWEIRDSGTILPAFQP, from the coding sequence ATGCCGTCTGAACAGGCCCCGCCCCCGCCGCAATCGGCGCCGGGCTGGTACCCCGATCCCGCCGGGGTCGGCCACGGGCTGCAACGGTACTTCGACGGCACCAACTGGACCAGCGACTGGGCTTTCGCCGCGGAGCAGCCGAAGAAGCGCGACTCCGGAAAGGCGGCCCTGGCCCTGGCGGCACTGGGCGCCCTCGTCCTCCTGGTCATCATCGGCCGGAACTGGGTTTTCGACGAGAAGAAGGACCTCCCGTCGAGCAGCTCGGCCACGGCCGCACCGCCGGCACCGACCGAGGCGGCGCCGTCGACACCGGCCGGTCCCAAGAAGCCGGACGGGGTCACCTTCAGCGTTGCGCCGGGCCCGAACGGCGACGTGGTCGACGCCCGATTCGCCATTCGCGACAACTACACCGAGCAGATGATCAAGGACGGCGCCCGGATGGACACCATCGACATTCTCAAGTACGCGAGAGCCACCTATCCCGACGCGTCCGCCGTGAACGTGCAGGGCACCTTCCCGATGACCGACCCGTACGGCAACACCTCGACCCAGGTCGCCATCGATCTCACGTATTCGCGGGCGACGTTGAACAAGATCAACTTCGACGGCATCACCAAAGCCAGCATTTGGGAGATTCGCGATTCCGGCACGATTCTTCCGGCGTTTCAGCCGTAG
- a CDS encoding cutinase family protein, giving the protein MAARHRACFLASAVVAVSGVSASIVASAIPLASADPCPDVQVVFARGTDDPPGLGPTGQAFIDSLRPRVGANSFDVYPVNYPATHDWTNAGEAGIRDAGAHVVSMAHDCPNTKMVLGGYSQGAAVMGFVTSAVVPAGIDPASVPKPLDPEVANHISSVVLFALPSDKAMNFFGEPPVVIGPLYQAKTIQVCAAGDPICSDGMNFAAHDTYSTNTAMIDQGAAFAASRLGGGSGAPAWVAGPGASPSAAGLPGAPG; this is encoded by the coding sequence ATGGCCGCGCGTCATCGCGCCTGTTTTCTTGCTTCCGCGGTAGTCGCGGTATCGGGCGTAAGTGCTTCGATCGTCGCTTCTGCCATACCGCTTGCCTCCGCCGATCCTTGTCCGGACGTCCAGGTGGTGTTCGCTCGCGGTACCGATGACCCGCCGGGTCTTGGTCCGACCGGTCAGGCATTCATCGACTCGCTGCGCCCGCGCGTTGGCGCAAATTCGTTCGACGTATATCCGGTCAACTATCCCGCCACCCATGACTGGACGAATGCGGGCGAGGCGGGCATCAGAGACGCGGGCGCGCACGTCGTTTCGATGGCACACGACTGCCCCAACACCAAGATGGTGCTCGGCGGGTATTCCCAGGGCGCGGCCGTGATGGGCTTCGTCACCTCGGCTGTCGTACCGGCGGGGATCGACCCTGCCAGCGTGCCCAAACCGTTGGACCCCGAGGTGGCTAACCACATCTCCTCGGTCGTGCTCTTCGCATTGCCAAGCGACAAGGCGATGAACTTCTTCGGCGAGCCGCCGGTAGTCATCGGCCCGCTCTATCAGGCCAAGACCATCCAGGTATGCGCCGCCGGCGATCCGATCTGCTCCGACGGGATGAACTTCGCCGCACATGACACGTACTCGACCAACACGGCAATGATCGACCAGGGTGCGGCGTTTGCGGCCAGTCGCCTTGGCGGAGGTTCCGGCGCCCCGGCGTGGGTCGCGGGTCCGGGCGCGTCGCCGAGCGCCGCCGGGCTTCCAGGCGCTCCCGGCTGA
- a CDS encoding isocitrate lyase/PEP mutase family protein: MDSDGGVGAHFRRLHQDGCFVIPNPWDAGSAIALEKLGFPALATTSAGLCFARGLPDAVTALSVDEALDNIAEIVAAVSVPVNADFQAGYASDVDGLTNNVARCVATGVAGLSIEDGTGASDSPLFELAEATDRVRAARAAIDASGADVMLTGRAECFLYGHPDPLAEAIGRLQAYAEAGAEVLFAPGIRTRTDIATLVDAVAPYPVNVLMSSDTGLTVTDLAELGVRRISVGSAFSRVAWGAFLAAARELTEDGSFAGLTQAASFDELNALFTE, from the coding sequence GTGGACTCAGACGGCGGCGTTGGAGCGCATTTTCGTCGGCTGCATCAAGACGGGTGTTTTGTCATCCCGAACCCGTGGGACGCCGGCTCGGCAATCGCCCTGGAAAAGCTTGGCTTTCCCGCGCTGGCCACGACGAGCGCCGGGCTGTGCTTCGCCCGCGGTCTGCCCGACGCGGTGACCGCGCTGTCCGTCGACGAGGCGCTGGACAACATCGCCGAAATCGTGGCCGCGGTCAGCGTGCCCGTCAACGCGGACTTCCAGGCCGGCTATGCCTCCGACGTCGACGGGCTCACGAACAATGTGGCGCGCTGCGTGGCCACCGGCGTGGCCGGGCTGTCGATCGAAGACGGCACGGGTGCGTCCGATTCGCCGCTCTTCGAATTGGCCGAGGCCACCGATCGCGTCCGCGCCGCGCGTGCGGCGATCGACGCCTCGGGAGCCGACGTCATGCTGACGGGGCGCGCCGAATGCTTCCTCTACGGCCACCCCGACCCCCTCGCCGAGGCCATCGGGCGGCTGCAGGCCTACGCCGAGGCGGGAGCGGAGGTGCTCTTCGCGCCGGGGATCCGCACGAGGACGGACATCGCGACTCTCGTCGACGCCGTGGCGCCGTATCCGGTCAACGTTCTGATGTCGTCCGACACGGGGTTGACGGTGACCGACCTCGCGGAGCTCGGGGTGCGGCGGATCAGCGTCGGGTCGGCTTTCAGCCGGGTCGCATGGGGTGCCTTCCTGGCCGCCGCGCGAGAGTTGACGGAGGACGGGTCGTTCGCGGGGCTGACCCAAGCGGCGAGCTTCGACGAGCTGAATGCGCTGTTCACCGAGTAG